A window of the Henckelia pumila isolate YLH828 chromosome 3, ASM3356847v2, whole genome shotgun sequence genome harbors these coding sequences:
- the LOC140893379 gene encoding uncharacterized protein, producing the protein MVAKAAIMEDLHALQQQFEAFSKMYQEDRLANARRHSEIITKLEELSQNISTMRTDAGPGDYGDKRSRIRHDDGYSHVPRCELFFRLQRTPEEDKVWMAALELQSKHQIWFTKLKRDQPNLTWEDFKYRFRLRFGPLEHNKLGELSKLSQDGTVDDYIRRFETLAVRAGPLSDEQEVEIFISGLKKSIAAELELHRPKDLASAMNLAQLYE; encoded by the exons ATGGTAGCAAAGGCAGCAATAATGGAAGATCTTCATGCCTTGCAACAACAATTTGAGGCATTCTCCAAAATGTACCAAGAGGACAGATTGGCCAACGCAAGGAGACACAGTGAGATCATAACAAAGTTGGAAGAACTATCCCAGAACATCTCAACCATGAGGACAGACGCGGGGCCGGGGGACTACGGGGACAAGCGTTCGCGAATCCGCCATGACGATGGCTATTCGCATGTGCCAAG ATGCGAGCTCTTCTTTCGACTTCAACGGACACCGGAGGAAGACAAGGTCTGGATGGCTGCTCTTGAGCTTCAAAGCAAGCATCAAATCTGGTTTACTAAGTTGAAAAGGGATCAGCCAAATCTAACATGGGAGGACTTCAAATATCGATTCCGGTTACGGTTCGGGCCTTTAGAACACAACAAGTTAGGAGAACTGAGCAAATTGAGTCAGGATGGGACCGTAGATGATTATATACGTCGCTTTGAAACACTGGCAGTCAGGGCCGGGCCATTATCAGACGAGCAAGAAGTTGAAATCTTTATCAGTGGCTTAAAGAAATCCATTGCAGCAGAGCTTGAGTTGCATCGACCAAAGGATCTGGCCAGTGCTATGAATTTAGCCCAGCTTTACGAGTAG
- the LOC140891713 gene encoding putative GDP-L-fucose synthase 2 produces MPSPSAASAMDLTPIDKSASILVTGHRGLVGSAVVRKLRSLGYANLLLRTHSELDLTSQSAVDAFFDAHKPNYVILAAAKVGGIHANNTFPADFITINIQIQTNVITSAFKHNTAKLLFLGSSCIYPKFAPQPIPESALLTAPLEPTNEWYAIAKIAGIKMCQAFRIQHSFNAISAMPTNLYGPNDNFHPENSHVLPALLRRFHEAKTNIVDEVVVWGSGTPLREFLHVDDLADALVFMLENYSGLEHVNVGSGKEVSIKELAELIKEVVGYQGKIVWDSSKPDGTPRKLMDSSKLATLGWEPKISLKEGLEDTYRWYLENVVAQQ; encoded by the coding sequence ATGCCATCTCCATCGGCGGCCAGCGCCATGGATCTAACCCCGATCGACAAATCCGCCAGCATACTTGTCACCGGCCACCGCGGTCTGGTGGGATCCGCCGTGGTTCGCAAGCTCCGTTCCTTGGGCTACGCCAATCTCCTCCTTAGAACCCACTCGGAGCTCGACCTCACATCCCAATCCGCGGTGGACGCCTTCTTCGACGCTCACAAACCCAACTACGTCATCTTGGCCGCCGCAAAAGTCGGCGGGATCCACGCGAACAACACCTTCCCCGCAGACTTCATCACCATCAACATCCAAATCCAGACCAACGTCATCACCTCCGCCTTCAAACACAATACTGCTAAGCTCCTCTTCCTCGGATCCTCCTGCATCTACCCCAAATTCGCCCCGCAGCCCATACCGGAATCTGCCCTATTGACCGCTCCGTTAGAGCCCACCAACGAATGGTACGCCATCGCAAAGATCGCGGGCATCAAAATGTGCCAGGCATTTCGCATTCAGCACTCCTTCAATGCCATCTCCGCGATGCCGACAAACTTATATGGGCCCAACGACAACTTCCACCCCGAAAACTCGCATGTATTGCCGGCTCTGCTTCGCAGGTTCCACGAAGCAAAAACGAACATTGTGGATGAAGTAGTGGTTTGGGGGAGCGGCACACCGTTGCGGGAGTTCTTGCACGTGGATGATTTGGCTGATGCGCTAGTCTTTATGTTGGAAAATTATAGTGGATTGGAGCACGTGAATGTGGGGAGTGGAAAGGAAGTTAGCATAAAGGAACTAGCAGAATTGATCAAGGAAGTTGTGGGATATCAAGGAAAGATTGTTTGGGATTCAAGTAAACCAGATGGCACCCCGAGGAAGCTTATGGATAGCTCCAAGCTCGCAACTTTGGGGTGGGAACCGAAGATTTCGCTTAAAGAAGGACTCGAAGACACATACAGATGGTACTTGGAGAATGTTGTTGCGCAGCAATAG